Below is a genomic region from Raphanus sativus cultivar WK10039 chromosome 4, ASM80110v3, whole genome shotgun sequence.
aattatttttaagtgAGATAAAACTTTGGATCTTTAATACTTTTTTAATAtgtgaaatatttaatttttcttctaGTTTGAAGTTAGACGAGAAATCATTTATTAGAAatgttattttctgttttattaaaattgtaaaaatatttctattttgattTAGGAGTAGAAACTGGAAACTTATTTTGGAATGTGTAAAAAGTCGCATAATCTACAGtatcatatataatttcaaaattactTTCATATATTAGAATTGTTGTTCTGTTTTCGATTTGGTTTAGGTAATTTCGGATTTGGTCAGGATAGTAAAACTTTAAACTGAAAAATACtcagaaaaaatgattttcattTGGTTCTGGTTCTAGTTTGGTTATTTCAGATTTAATATTAAGTATTTTGGGTAAGATATAAAACTTTTAGGATAATTTAGATAAAATTCTTGGATATTAGAAAAATAACGTggatattttagataaaaatatctGGATATTTTCGAGTAATTcgaatattttgtaatattttttctttcaaatacttttaatagatttttaaattaaaaaagtatttaGTTATATTGCATGTATATACAgccaatattttcatataatcgAATATCTGTTTGAATTTAATTTGATTCCGGTTTGGTATCTCATTTTTGGATATAGAGGTATATGAACCATTCCGGCATTTGATGTTTTGTCTTGGTTCCGGTggttttttggatattttttttaaccaaaCTCAACCTACATGTTATATGGGCCTGAAAGTCCCATTAATGCAGGCCCAATATTCTCAAATgggactctctctctctctctctctctctctttatctctctctctcagaagACAAATGATAACTTCTGAGCTTCAATTCAATTCGCGATTAAGACTCCTTTAGGACTCAAATTCGCCATGGCAGAAAGGAAGAGAAAGCTCGAACCTCAATCCAACGACGACGCCGCCACAGAGGAGCAACCCCCGCAGAAGCAGCAGCTCCAATTCGAAAACGGCGACGAAGGAATCATCACCACAGAGATCAACAAAAAGGAAAACGACGACGATAGAGACGAGAATCAACGCCCTGAGGAAGACGACGGAGAGCCGATCGAAGATCTCCTGGAACCGTTTTCGAAGGAACAGCTCTCGATTCTCCTCAAGGAAGCAGCGGAGAAGCACCGCGACGTGGCCGATCGGATCCGAATCGTTGCGGACGAGGATCCGGTTCACCGCAAGATCTTCGTGCACGGATTCGCGTGGGACACCAAAGCGGACGCGCTAATCAAAGCGTTTAAGCAGTATGGAGAGATCGAGGATTGCAAATGCGTCGTCGATAAGGTCACGGGACAGTCCAAAGGCTACGGGTTTATCCTATTCAAGTCGCGTTCCGGCGCTCGCGGGGCTCTCAAGCAGCCTCAGAAGAAGATAGGGACTCGTATGGCTGCGTGTCAGTTAGCTTCCATGGGACCTGTTCAAGGAGGAGGGAACACTGTGGTGGGGGCGAGTTCTCAGCATTTTAACCCTGAGCATGTTCAGAGGAAGATCTATGTTAGTAACGTGAGCGCGGAGATTGATCCGCAGAGGTTGCTTGAGTTTTTCTCGAGGTTTGGGGAGGTGGAAGAAGGTCCGTTGGGGCTTGATAAAGCTACTGGGAGACCTAAAGGTTTCACTTTGTTTGTGTATAAGACTGCGGAGAGTGCTAAGAAGGCGTTGGAGGAGCCGCATAAGAGCTTTGAAGGCCATGTGTTGCATTGCCATAAAGCTAACGACGGGCCTAAACCTGTTAAGCAGCAGCATCAGCATCACCAGAACAATTATAATCAACGTTCACGCTACCAAAGGAACGAAGACACTGGTTACGGTGCAAGTGGAGGACATGGGCATTTCTTAGCTGGTAATGGTAATAACCAGGGGTTAAACCCAGCAATTGGTCAGGCCATCACGGCGGCTTTGCTGGCGTCTCAAGGTGCTGGAGTGGGTATGAACCAAGCGTTTGGACAGGCGTTGTTGGGGACTTTGGGGGCGCCTAGCCCAGGAGCGGTAGGTGGAATGCCAAGTGGCTATGGTACTCAAGCGAATATGACACCAGAGGTCTTTCCTGGTTACGGTTTCCAAGGTGGTTATCAGGGAGGTTATCAGACTCAGCTTCCTGGTCAGGGAGGTTATCAGAGTCAGCAACCTGGCCAGGGCGGTGCTGGAAGAGGGCAGCATGGTTTAGGGTATGGTGGTCAGTACATGTAAACACTCAGGTATACATCTGCTACTTCTTTTTGATGTTCTGCGTCTGTCTATACCTGAATTTTGTCTcgtttcagttttgtttttgaaGCTTGTACATGGGGTCCTGATATGTTTTGTCAATATTTTCAATTAAGTTAACTGGCAGCTGATGTTTGTCAGTTAATCTTTTTGCAGTTTTGATTTCACAGACTCATGAGTTTGTTGTTGTATTCGGTTTTGCaccagtttttttatttaattgtgaAACTCTCGTCTTATTTTCTCAATTCGTTGTGCAGATATTCATAAACAGTGTTTTTAATATTGGCCTGGTGAATCTTCTCAAGTTATTAAGGAGCTGATGCAAAATGGAGTTGTTTAGTTTTCGGATGAAATGTTACTCTTTGGTTTCTACAAAGGCCATGACTCTTCAAACCTTTCAAGAAGTTTTATTTTCCCAACTCTTTTTAAGATATTCCAGATAACCTACTTTCGTCGTCGTTTTATCTTTTGTGTGAACGATTTCATTTGTAAAAGTTATACAGTGTTTACCATTACTTATTTCGCTCGGTTTAGATTCGTATTTTCCCTTTGTTCGTTTTATCAGACGCTAGTTTTTATTGGTTTCCTATATGTTCGTGGTTTTGTTGTTTGGTTCTCCAATGAACTTAATATTTTGGGCATACTTGTTACTGTACAAATGAATGTATAATgcgtattattttgttttcggCATGTAATATTTGCTTAAATATGACTCCTCTCACAGGTGTTTTTGACTGAAGGCTGAATGGTTCATATGCCCAACAAAATCGTACAGGTTAAGTTTTTTACCAATCCCAATTCGGTGACAATAATTTTGAATGCTGCTTGTTTTACGGACAAAAATGGTGAAAGTTTCTTGTTTAGCTCTCTACTTAAAGTTTGAACAAGCCTTGCAGTGCATCCTTCAAGCTTTGGGTTCTTATAAAAGTAGCGTTTATCTGGTGTCCTTAGAGTGCCTCTTTGCTTGAAAGGCATATAATTTGAATCGATGAAAACAGTATGAAAGTAGAAACGTGCAGTATATTAGTGTGTTTTTGTTGCATCTTGGGCGCTCTGGAATGTCTTTTTAGTTTAAAGATAAGCATAGCTGTTGTGTGATAGTGAATTATACGCATTCGAAATGTGTCTTTTCTTTACTCAGAAATGCTTTCAGGCTTTGAACGACTGGGTTGTGTATTTAATTGTGGAATCAAGTGCTATCTACGACTAGTTCAATGTTGAGTTGAGATTCATGATAATCAGTGGATAGTTTCACTCTCTCTTTAGGTTTTCTTTAGACGACTACTTCGTAAAATTTGTATTTAACTAATGAAACCTAATTGAACACTTGATTCTTGAGAGATCTCTGTTAGCTACAGAAAGGATATATGTGTTAAGACACAGAAAGGATAGAGTCTGTGTGTTGTTCTTCTCTCTGTGACAGGATCAAACAGGATTCACTGTTCATCATATGTTCTCATCGAGTTCACCAAAAGGAGCACACTCTTGATTCTCCTAATCTTTGTTACACTGATGAAATGCATTTGGGATCTAGTCATACATAAAGAAAGGAAAGATAAGGGGGAAGCAGAAACACGTGGGAGAACATCCCGAAGAGGAAGCACACGCGGATCTTCATGCAAACCATCCCCGATTCTCTTCACACACCAACCATCCATGTGGTCCCTCTCTCCCTTTGTCCCCTTCCTCCTTTTACGTGATTATATAATAAGTAAGAGTACCTTGAATATTTGTTAGATAAACCCAATGTACAAGGTTTACTAAGCACTTGATATCACGTTTCCCTTGAGGACTATTGCTTCTTCCTTTTCAGGTATAATCTGAAAAGTAGCTTTGAATTGAAAATTCCATTTAAGGCACAGTTTCAAGTTTTAGTGTAACAGTTACTTTCTTATGCAAAAAGGTTCTTTTATTTCTCTCTATACCCATTCTCTCACGTGTGTAAATtaaggagagagaagagaagggaatgtgtgttttggttttgtaatCTCTCCCTTCTTCACTGACCAAAGGTTTGCCACAGACACGACACTTGTACACACAGAGAATCCAAGttcctttctttcttctcttcgtCTGCTTCTTTAATCTCCAGTTTGTTCCTTTCTTAGTTATCTTGAATGCTGCATGCAACTTCCTACCCCACTGCCTTTGATTTATTAGACATCCTCTCTAGTTAGGTGTTTAGATCGACCAGGGGTTTCTAATTTGCATATACATTGTTTtcgtttctctctttttctaaAGGTGGTTTACATGGGTTCTCTAAGAGGAAACGTTGAAGAGCCTATCCATCAGTCATTACCTAGACAAAACTCTCTCTACAGCTTAAAGCTGCATGAGGTTCAAACCCACTTTGGAAGTTCCTCAAAACCATTGGGAAGCATGAACCTTGACGAGCTTCTCAAGAGTGTCTGGTCTGCTGAAGCTACTCAGCCACTAGAAGGAACAGAGGAAGGGATCACTCGTCAAAGAAGCTTGACCTTGCCTCGAGGTCTCAGCAGAAAGACAGTTGAAGATGTTTGGAGAGACATTCAACAGGACAAGAACGGATGCAGTAGTAATAATCCTAACAAGCAGCCTACATTCGGTGAAATCACACTTGAGGATTTGCTGTTAAAAGCTGGTGTAGTGACTGAGGCAATGACGGTCCCTCAGAATGTTGTCAACGTAGCTTCAAATGGGCAATGGGCTCAGTATCAACATCAGCCTCAGCATCAAGGGTTTATGCCGTATCCGGTTTGTGACATGCAAGAAATGGTGTCTCCGACGAGTTTCGTGATGGGTGGATTATCTGATACACCACCACAAGCACATGGGAGGAAAAGAGTGGCTTCATCAGGAGGAGAGTTCGTGGAGAGGATTGTAGAGAGGAAGCAGAAGAGGATGATCAAGAACAGAGAATCTGCATCACGTTCACGAGCTAGGAAACAGGTTATAAAGAATGAAGAACTTATgtgttcttaatttttttgttggtttaataatattgtttttttttaatttagcaGGCTTATACTCAAGAATTAGAGATCAAGGTTTCAAGcttagaagaagaaaaccaaaaacttCGGAGGCTAATGGTAATTTAAGAGTCCCATCTCTTCTTGTTACTATGTTGTAGTTTCTGTTTTAATGGTTAACCATTTGATtaagtgtttttttatttaatttatatattgaatGTTTGATTTATTGGCAGGAGGTGGAGAAGATCCTGCCAAGTGAACCACCACCGGAACCTAAGTGGAAGCTCAGGCGAGCAAGCTCTGCTTCTTTCTGATCTTTACAAAACTCTTTTTCTGTCTTTCTTGTTCTTCTCTGTGTTGGTTCatattagagagagagatacatCTTTGTTATTTGTATATTATTGTATACTTAATATGTGACTCGTAACAATGTTTTAATTTACATTTCCATTTGCAGCTGGTTTTGAGTATTGAAATTATGAATTTGACAACATTTGTAACTCTGTTTCTAATCTGTAATCACTATGCTGATGCAGTGTCTAATCATCCCcttactattatttgaggaTCACTTATCAAATTAACCTTTTGCTCATGTGTTTATTACATATGTgccatttcctatgtggcatcTCCATATTTCATCTCACATCAATTTTTCAAAAGCCCATCCTTACCTAGAATATTTACTTCTCATGCCATTGTAATGGACATATGTTATAATCAAAAGGgaataaatgttattaataCCCAATGCTTTGCGTGATGTGCTATACGTGATGTGCATATAGTTAATGTCCAATGCTTTACGTTCATGCTAAACCATAAACTACCTCTTATATgcctcttttatattttatgtttacaaaatatgtttataaaatagagTTATATTGCTCGCAGGAAATGACACTTTTATATGCATGTTTTATAGTTTATGTTTATACAGACAATAACATTATGTATACTTCTTTTGTATTTTGGTGATGTATTCTTTCTCAACTGAAGTTATAATGCTGatactaacataaaatatttttttttttcaccgcagaatatatatatatatttttgttccaagaacatatatatttatatatatatatatattgttaatataatgctCATACTTATATCCCcttactattatttgaggagaccacttATCAAATTAACCTTTTGCtcatgtgtttattacatgTGTGCTATTTCCTATGTGGCATCTCCATATTTCACCTCACACCAATTTTTCAAAAGCCCATCCTTACCTAGAATATTTACTTCTCATGCCATTGTAATGGACATATGTTATAATCAAAAGGgaataaatgttattaataCCCAATGCTTTGCGTGATGTGCTATACGTGATGTGCATATAGTTAATGTCCAATGCTTTACGTTCATGCTAAACCATAAACTACCTCTTATATgcctcttttatattttatgtttacaaaatatgtttataaaatagagTTATATTGCTCGCAGGAAATGGCACTTTTATATGCATGTTTTATAGTTTATGTTTATACAGACAATAACATTATGTatacttcttttatattttggtgaTGTATTCTTTCTCAACTGAAGTTATAATGCTGatactaacataaaatatatttttttcaccgcagaatatatatatatatttttgttccaagaacatatatatttatatatatatatattgttaatataatgctCATACTTATAATAGTTgtatgtcatattttcatacacATCCATCGTTTcgtgaaaacatatattttgaagaattgtttttatattttatgtgtatcgtaatttttatacttttgtatttttataatacaaTGAAAGCATAATTTAAAACGATTTAATGATACAATAAATGTcattattgaatatgaaatctcGCAAATCATGAATATAAAATTTCCCAAATTGGTATGCCAGTCAAGGAATAATTATGATTGATTTATGATTCAGTCCCTAATCAGATCGTACATTATTATTTGCATTAATTTCTTGAATTTCCTGAATATGAAATCTCGCAAAGCATGATTGATTTAGGATTCAGTCCCTAATCAGATCGAACTATTTCCGTATTAACTCAATCACCACCTAATTGAGGCTTAATTGATATGATTAGCgatatttcttttaatgtttcatATTTGAGGCATAGTCTTAGTTTTGATGTTACCATAATTATAAAAACTCTTTGTCACATTTGTTATAAAAGGAAAGCCAGGTGAGTAAATGgttgtcttttgttttgttataaaaacTCTTTGTCACATTTCGTTGACACCCAACACAAATGGCTGTCTTTTATTTGTGcctttcaaaaatatcttcGATGGATCGCGTAATCCTCATATTCTGATTGGTAATTCAATTTTTTCTGTTCATGAAGTATCAAATATTGTTTAACTAGCAGCGTATTGTTATATAGTTGTTTTACTAATCCATTTTGGTTATCATAGATGTCATCGGACATGTTGTGCAAGTGGGTCGCATTCAGATGTTTTCAGTTAATGGAAAAGAGATCCCGAAGATTTCATTGCTGATACGTGATGCATAGTAAGTTCCgtttaaaaatcatattcaaATTTTCGTCACATAGTTgatatcccttatatattaaaatagaagcacTTTTAGAGACTAACCTTATATTCATGTGTTATTAACAAGAATGAcatttcctatgtggcaacACCATATTACTTCTCAACCTCTTTGTGTAAAATTCCTCTTCTTACTAGACTTATTACATTTTTTGCCATTGTGAAATAATAGTAGCTTAACATAatgttttagtcatattaattgatattaattggttatGTGCATTGATATGGACGATAATATCAAATCCGATAgggtttttataatgttatacgaAATTAATATGATAGTATATGATATCTATAGTCACAATTGATagagttttgactatatatatgattcatatttttataatattatatttctttacgactctaaattataaatgatatttttagggactgaaaaatataaatgattcataattttgtttttctataaaactttagtgcatgacatttattttgatgaatattttttgtattttatgggatacatgACATTCATTTTTAGATAGacaatataaattgttttatattataatatcaaaatgtcgtatataaaaatttatgagcaatcttgaaaattataaaatacattaaaaaaggaattccatattaaatttattgcaATCCCTAaatttttgcaaaaatactttttgattacaaaattatcataaatgatgacatatatattgaaaatggaaatttatataattctttcCGATTAAATTTAAGGCAAATAT
It encodes:
- the LOC108854416 gene encoding UBP1-associated protein 2B, encoding MAERKRKLEPQSNDDAATEEQPPQKQQLQFENGDEGIITTEINKKENDDDRDENQRPEEDDGEPIEDLLEPFSKEQLSILLKEAAEKHRDVADRIRIVADEDPVHRKIFVHGFAWDTKADALIKAFKQYGEIEDCKCVVDKVTGQSKGYGFILFKSRSGARGALKQPQKKIGTRMAACQLASMGPVQGGGNTVVGASSQHFNPEHVQRKIYVSNVSAEIDPQRLLEFFSRFGEVEEGPLGLDKATGRPKGFTLFVYKTAESAKKALEEPHKSFEGHVLHCHKANDGPKPVKQQHQHHQNNYNQRSRYQRNEDTGYGASGGHGHFLAGNGNNQGLNPAIGQAITAALLASQGAGVGMNQAFGQALLGTLGAPSPGAVGGMPSGYGTQANMTPEVFPGYGFQGGYQGGYQTQLPGQGGYQSQQPGQGGAGRGQHGLGYGGQYM
- the LOC108854417 gene encoding ABSCISIC ACID-INSENSITIVE 5-like protein 3, coding for MQTIPDSLHTPTIHVVYMGSLRGNVEEPIHQSLPRQNSLYSLKLHEVQTHFGSSSKPLGSMNLDELLKSVWSAEATQPLEGTEEGITRQRSLTLPRGLSRKTVEDVWRDIQQDKNGCSSNNPNKQPTFGEITLEDLLLKAGVVTEAMTVPQNVVNVASNGQWAQYQHQPQHQGFMPYPVCDMQEMVSPTSFVMGGLSDTPPQAHGRKRVASSGGEFVERIVERKQKRMIKNRESASRSRARKQAYTQELEIKVSSLEEENQKLRRLMEVEKILPSEPPPEPKWKLRRASSASF